In Janthinobacterium sp. J1-1, a single genomic region encodes these proteins:
- a CDS encoding DUF4952 domain-containing protein has product MIVVAWLAMRPPHALSALLMSCKQKTLTTGIGSKLLPWLLLLAAGTANAEPACGDLLARLGQKPDYLVYQGCKQEVGLQDQPHVARYKVSGRNAQKAERYLHRNYGLPELKRYCCAWDSTLHSWRDRRTGYAYMLVMASGETLVRTRADWGQIDFFEVSLKEYVHDP; this is encoded by the coding sequence TTGATCGTCGTTGCATGGCTCGCCATGCGGCCTCCTCACGCCTTGTCCGCGCTCCTGATGAGCTGCAAGCAGAAGACGCTCACTACTGGGATAGGCTCCAAGCTCTTGCCATGGCTGTTGCTGCTGGCGGCGGGCACGGCCAACGCGGAACCGGCATGCGGCGACCTGCTGGCCAGGCTCGGGCAAAAACCTGATTACCTGGTATATCAAGGCTGCAAACAGGAGGTCGGACTGCAGGACCAGCCCCATGTCGCGCGCTACAAGGTAAGCGGCAGGAATGCACAAAAAGCGGAGCGCTATCTGCACCGCAACTATGGCTTGCCTGAACTGAAACGCTATTGCTGCGCCTGGGACAGCACGCTGCATTCCTGGCGCGACCGCCGCACAGGCTACGCTTACATGCTGGTCATGGCATCCGGAGAAACGCTGGTGCGCACGCGCGCCGACTGGGGGCAGATCGACTTCTTCGAAGTCAGCCTCAAGGAATACGTGCACGATCCATAA
- a CDS encoding MerR family transcriptional regulator: protein MRIGDMAQATGLSRDTLRFYEKRGLLHARRGANGYRDYPLEAVDWLRYLRTAQQLGFTLAEIEADMPLLAAADAPETAALLRTALTNKLADIDARIAGLSQLRAELARRLGTPMRDCPLQGVDHAAG, encoded by the coding sequence ATGCGGATAGGCGACATGGCGCAGGCCACGGGATTGAGCCGTGACACCCTGCGCTTCTATGAAAAACGCGGCTTGCTGCATGCGCGGCGCGGCGCCAACGGCTACCGCGACTACCCGCTTGAAGCGGTCGACTGGCTGCGCTACCTGCGCACGGCCCAGCAACTGGGTTTTACCCTGGCGGAAATCGAGGCCGACATGCCGCTGCTGGCCGCCGCCGATGCGCCGGAAACGGCAGCGCTGCTGCGCACGGCGCTGACCAATAAGCTGGCGGATATCGATGCGCGCATCGCCGGCCTGTCGCAGCTGCGCGCGGAACTGGCACGGCGGCTGGGGACACCGATGCGTGACTGTCCGCTGCAGGGAGTCGATCATGCGGCGGGCTAA
- the rraA gene encoding ribonuclease E activity regulator RraA produces the protein MTFATTDLCDDYASMLDDGTLAVLPPVYRAFGQKARFCGPATTLKVHEDNALVRSTLEMPGQGQVLVIDGGGSLRCALVGGQLGALAEHNGWAGIVVDGCIRDCDEINVCQIGVRALATHPRKSGKTGAGQRDVRVHVSGVAVSPGDWIYADADGVLVASHELD, from the coding sequence ATGACTTTTGCCACGACCGACCTGTGCGACGATTATGCCTCCATGCTGGACGACGGCACCCTGGCGGTCCTGCCGCCCGTGTACCGCGCGTTCGGCCAGAAAGCGCGTTTCTGCGGCCCCGCCACCACCTTGAAAGTGCATGAAGACAATGCCCTGGTGCGCAGCACCCTGGAAATGCCGGGGCAGGGCCAGGTGCTGGTGATCGATGGCGGCGGCAGCCTGCGCTGCGCGCTGGTGGGCGGCCAGTTGGGCGCGCTGGCCGAACACAATGGCTGGGCCGGCATCGTGGTCGATGGCTGCATCCGCGACTGCGATGAAATCAATGTCTGCCAGATCGGCGTGCGGGCGCTGGCCACGCATCCGCGCAAAAGCGGCAAGACGGGCGCCGGCCAGCGCGACGTGCGCGTGCATGTCAGCGGCGTGGCCGTGTCGCCGGGCGACTGGATCTATGCCGACGCCGATGGCGTGCTGGTGGCCAGTCACGAACTGGACTGA
- a CDS encoding helix-turn-helix transcriptional regulator has protein sequence MAVPIFRHTRMCPPREAPSAAIPVTMIARDLQPDEFLLPHSHPWGQVTLALEGVLRITALGSSWILPPMRAIWIAPNVEHEVTMLEKTRLRPLCVLAERAPFAGRDCKVLEVSGLLRQLIMALEQLDPGQEPAREALLAELILDELRRSSTRPIRVPLPTDKRLKTLCASLIDQPGSNQTLEHWAHVVGASERTLARLFERELGLSFGQWRQQVRLAHAAPLIARGVPLSQVAEELGYASQSAFSAMFKKTFGSSPSAFFADRGRTRRS, from the coding sequence ATGGCCGTACCCATTTTTCGCCATACCCGCATGTGTCCGCCGCGCGAAGCGCCCAGCGCCGCCATCCCCGTGACCATGATCGCGCGCGACCTGCAGCCCGACGAATTCCTGCTGCCGCACAGCCACCCGTGGGGCCAGGTGACACTGGCGCTGGAAGGCGTGCTGCGCATTACCGCGCTGGGCAGCAGCTGGATCCTGCCGCCGATGCGCGCCATCTGGATCGCGCCCAACGTGGAACATGAGGTGACGATGCTCGAGAAAACCAGGCTGCGCCCGCTGTGCGTGCTGGCCGAGCGCGCGCCGTTTGCAGGCCGCGACTGCAAAGTACTGGAAGTGTCCGGCCTGCTGCGCCAGCTGATCATGGCGCTGGAACAACTCGATCCGGGCCAGGAACCGGCGCGCGAAGCGCTGTTGGCCGAGCTGATCCTGGATGAATTGCGACGCTCGAGCACGCGCCCTATCCGCGTGCCCTTGCCGACCGACAAGCGTTTGAAGACCCTGTGCGCCAGCCTGATCGACCAGCCAGGATCGAACCAGACCTTGGAACACTGGGCGCACGTGGTGGGCGCCTCGGAGCGGACCCTGGCGCGGCTGTTCGAACGGGAATTGGGGCTGAGTTTTGGCCAGTGGCGCCAGCAGGTGCGCCTGGCCCACGCGGCGCCGCTGATCGCGCGCGGCGTGCCGCTGTCGCAGGTGGCAGAAGAACTGGGCTATGCCAGCCAGTCGGCCTTTTCGGCGATGTTCAAGAAAACCTTCGGCAGTTCGCCGTCGGCGTTTTTTGCGGACCGGGGTCGGACCCGCCGGAGCTAG
- the fliD gene encoding flagellar filament capping protein FliD has protein sequence MFNSTITSKAYTNTATQTAPSAEVYAKVEKQMLSQNTGVTKLNNNLTRDQTKLSALGQLQSALAKFQGVAQNMAGSGLATSATSSTAGVVGATTNDKAVNGTYAIDVKQLAQGQTLATAAQKASNTAIGTGATAQIKIELGSVDGKQFSAGDGKAITLTIDSSNNTLEGIAAALKKAGVDASVIKGEDGYTLTMNGKSGADNSMRISVTGDAAISNLLTYSPSASKGMQQTTAAQDALATVAGKEVKSASNTLATAIDGVTVELKAKGETNLVVAKDSSQIASNVASFVKAYNELNTKMQSLQEGDLKYDTALKQVSTQMSQVLRTASNGVPVSVLASAGVTLGKSGELVLDEKKLKSAIDADPDAVSKLFTNNGKGVADQFGSKIGELTGTSSLITKEVQTVGKEITTLNTKKAELAKALTAQAEALVKLYSAQEQMGIGSVLPGYTGKSSLFDFLA, from the coding sequence ATGTTTAATTCGACCATTACCAGCAAGGCCTATACCAATACGGCCACCCAGACGGCACCCTCGGCCGAAGTGTATGCCAAGGTCGAGAAGCAGATGCTGTCGCAAAACACGGGCGTCACCAAACTCAATAACAACCTGACGCGCGACCAGACCAAGTTGTCGGCGCTGGGCCAGCTGCAATCGGCGCTGGCCAAGTTCCAGGGCGTGGCGCAGAACATGGCCGGCAGCGGCCTGGCGACCTCGGCCACGTCGAGCACGGCGGGCGTGGTCGGCGCCACCACCAATGACAAGGCGGTCAACGGTACTTATGCCATCGATGTGAAGCAACTGGCGCAGGGCCAGACCCTGGCCACTGCCGCGCAAAAGGCGTCGAACACGGCCATCGGCACGGGCGCCACGGCGCAGATCAAGATCGAACTGGGCAGTGTTGACGGCAAGCAGTTTTCCGCCGGTGACGGCAAGGCCATCACCTTGACCATCGACAGCAGCAACAATACCCTGGAAGGCATCGCCGCCGCGCTGAAAAAAGCCGGCGTCGACGCCAGCGTGATCAAGGGCGAAGACGGTTATACCCTGACCATGAACGGCAAGAGCGGTGCCGACAACAGCATGCGCATCAGCGTGACGGGCGACGCGGCCATCAGCAACTTGCTCACCTACTCGCCCAGCGCCAGCAAGGGCATGCAGCAAACCACGGCCGCGCAGGACGCGCTGGCCACCGTGGCCGGCAAGGAAGTCAAAAGCGCCAGCAATACCCTGGCCACGGCCATCGACGGCGTGACGGTCGAGCTGAAAGCCAAGGGCGAGACCAATCTGGTGGTGGCCAAGGACAGCAGCCAGATCGCCAGCAATGTTGCCAGCTTCGTGAAAGCCTATAACGAACTCAATACCAAGATGCAAAGCCTGCAAGAAGGCGACCTGAAATACGATACGGCGCTGAAACAGGTCAGCACGCAAATGTCGCAGGTGCTGCGCACGGCCAGCAACGGCGTGCCGGTATCGGTGTTGGCCAGCGCCGGCGTGACCTTGGGCAAGAGCGGCGAACTGGTGCTGGACGAAAAGAAACTCAAGTCCGCCATCGACGCCGACCCCGACGCCGTCAGCAAGCTGTTTACCAATAACGGCAAGGGCGTGGCCGACCAGTTTGGCAGCAAGATCGGCGAACTGACGGGTACCAGCAGCCTGATCACCAAGGAAGTGCAAACCGTCGGCAAGGAAATCACCACCTTGAACACCAAGAAGGCCGAGCTGGCCAAGGCCTTGACGGCGCAGGCCGAAGCGCTGGTGAAACTGTATTCGGCGCAGGAGCAGATGGGCATCGGTTCCGTGCTGCCCGGTTATACCGGTAAAAGTTCGCTGTTCGATTTTCTTGCGTAA
- the radA gene encoding DNA repair protein RadA codes for MAKAKTNYTCSDCGAISNKWMGQCTSCNQWNTMVETVADAAPGNNRYSNPQHMSLAQTAPVLSLDDIDAIDVPRFGTGIEEFDRVLGGGMVAGGVVLIGGDPGIGKSTLLLQALANMSHHKRVLYVSGEESGAQIALRAKRLVIDAKELKLQAEIQLEKILSTLNDLKPEVVVIDSIQTVYSDALSSAPGSVAQVRECAAQLTRAAKQTGVTIILVGHVTKEGALAGPRVLEHIVDTVLYFEGDAHSSFRLVRAIKNRFGAVNELGVFAMTEKGLKGVSNPSALFLSQHDNQVPGSCVMVTQEGTRPLLVEIQALVDTSHLPNARRLSVGLEQNRLAMLLAVAHRHAGIAAFDQDVFINAVGGVKITEPAADLAVLLAINSSMRNKPLPRGLVVFGEVGLAGEIRPAPRGQERLREAAKLGFTLAMIPKSNLPKQAIEGIKVIAVERIDEAFNKLRDHE; via the coding sequence ATGGCCAAAGCCAAGACCAATTACACCTGCAGCGATTGCGGCGCCATCAGCAATAAATGGATGGGGCAGTGCACCTCCTGCAATCAATGGAACACCATGGTGGAAACGGTGGCCGATGCGGCGCCCGGCAATAACCGCTATTCGAATCCGCAGCACATGTCGCTGGCGCAAACGGCGCCGGTGCTGTCGCTCGACGATATCGACGCCATCGACGTGCCCCGTTTCGGCACCGGCATCGAGGAATTCGACCGCGTGCTCGGTGGCGGCATGGTGGCTGGTGGCGTGGTGCTGATCGGCGGCGACCCCGGCATCGGCAAGTCGACCCTGCTGCTGCAGGCGCTGGCCAATATGTCGCACCACAAGCGCGTGCTGTATGTCAGCGGCGAGGAATCGGGCGCGCAGATCGCCTTGCGCGCCAAGCGCCTGGTGATCGACGCCAAGGAACTCAAATTGCAGGCCGAGATCCAGCTGGAAAAAATCCTGTCCACCCTGAACGACCTGAAACCCGAAGTGGTGGTGATTGATTCGATCCAGACCGTGTACTCCGATGCGCTCAGCTCGGCGCCCGGTTCGGTGGCGCAGGTGCGCGAATGCGCGGCCCAACTGACGCGCGCGGCCAAGCAGACCGGCGTGACCATCATCCTGGTCGGCCACGTGACCAAAGAAGGCGCACTGGCCGGCCCCCGCGTGCTGGAGCATATCGTCGACACCGTGCTGTATTTCGAAGGTGATGCCCATTCCAGCTTCCGCCTGGTGCGGGCCATCAAGAACCGTTTCGGCGCCGTCAATGAGCTGGGGGTGTTTGCCATGACGGAGAAAGGCTTGAAGGGCGTGTCGAATCCCTCAGCCCTGTTCCTGTCGCAGCACGACAACCAGGTGCCGGGCTCGTGCGTGATGGTGACGCAGGAGGGCACGCGCCCCTTGCTGGTGGAAATCCAGGCGCTGGTCGATACCAGCCATCTGCCGAACGCGCGCCGCCTGTCGGTCGGGCTGGAACAAAACCGCCTGGCCATGTTGCTGGCCGTGGCGCACCGCCATGCGGGCATCGCCGCGTTTGACCAGGACGTCTTCATCAATGCGGTCGGTGGCGTGAAGATCACGGAACCGGCGGCCGACCTGGCGGTCTTGCTGGCGATCAATTCATCGATGCGCAACAAACCCTTGCCGCGCGGCCTGGTGGTGTTTGGCGAAGTGGGGCTGGCCGGTGAAATCCGCCCGGCGCCACGTGGCCAGGAACGCTTGCGCGAAGCTGCCAAGCTGGGCTTTACCCTGGCCATGATCCCAAAATCGAATTTGCCCAAGCAGGCGATCGAGGGTATCAAGGTGATTGCCGTCGAGCGCATCGACGAGGCGTTCAACAAGCTGCGCGATCACGAATAA
- a CDS encoding MFS transporter, with translation MTTTSTLRSDARVIGLVGLAHGVSHFYHLILAALFVWLKPAFNLSYAELGLLMTVFFIISGVGQALAGFVVDRFGARAVLFTGVFLLGVSALALAQAHSYTALMLGAMLAGTGNSVFHPADYTILNQRVSPARVAYGFSMHGISGNIGWALAPVFMTYVATHYDWRVALMSASVLPFGVLLVLFLNRHAIRPEPLKPVAAVKGAAPAEGTLSFLRLPAVWMCFAFFFITAIALGGIQSFASVALVKLYGMSLALATSAYTAYMLASAVGMAAGGVVGARSSHPDRNVAIAFSAAALLAVLLGMNLVPAWGAVVLMGAIGLTSGVAGPSRDLMIRAAAPPNATGRVYGVVYSGLDSGLAVGPLLFGALMDGDQPALVFVFIGVFQALAIATAVGVGGKTRAVALQKA, from the coding sequence ATGACAACAACAAGCACCTTGCGCAGCGACGCGCGCGTGATCGGCCTGGTGGGCCTGGCCCACGGCGTCTCGCACTTTTACCATTTGATCCTGGCGGCATTGTTCGTCTGGCTGAAACCCGCCTTCAACCTCAGCTATGCCGAACTGGGCCTGCTGATGACGGTGTTTTTCATTATCTCGGGCGTGGGCCAGGCGCTGGCCGGCTTCGTGGTCGACCGCTTCGGCGCGCGCGCCGTGCTGTTCACGGGCGTGTTTCTGCTGGGCGTGTCGGCCCTGGCGCTGGCCCAGGCGCACAGCTATACGGCGCTGATGCTGGGCGCCATGCTGGCCGGCACCGGCAACAGCGTGTTCCACCCGGCCGACTACACCATCCTGAACCAGCGCGTCTCGCCGGCGCGCGTGGCCTACGGTTTTTCCATGCACGGCATCAGCGGCAATATCGGCTGGGCGCTGGCACCCGTGTTCATGACGTATGTGGCCACCCACTATGACTGGCGGGTGGCCTTGATGAGCGCCTCGGTATTGCCGTTCGGCGTGCTGCTGGTGCTGTTCCTGAACCGTCACGCGATTCGCCCCGAACCGCTCAAGCCGGTGGCTGCGGTCAAAGGCGCCGCGCCTGCCGAAGGCACGCTGTCGTTCCTGCGCCTGCCGGCCGTCTGGATGTGCTTCGCGTTTTTCTTCATTACCGCCATCGCCCTGGGCGGTATCCAGAGTTTTGCCAGCGTGGCGCTGGTGAAACTGTATGGCATGAGCCTGGCGCTGGCCACCAGCGCCTACACGGCCTATATGCTGGCCTCGGCGGTCGGCATGGCGGCCGGCGGCGTGGTCGGTGCGCGCAGCAGCCACCCGGACCGCAATGTGGCGATCGCTTTTTCGGCGGCGGCCTTGCTGGCGGTATTGCTGGGCATGAATCTGGTGCCGGCATGGGGCGCGGTGGTGCTGATGGGCGCCATCGGCCTGACGTCCGGCGTGGCCGGGCCGTCGCGCGACCTGATGATACGCGCGGCGGCGCCGCCGAACGCCACCGGCCGCGTGTATGGCGTGGTGTATTCGGGCCTGGACAGCGGTCTGGCCGTGGGCCCCTTGCTGTTCGGCGCACTGATGGATGGCGACCAGCCGGCGCTGGTATTCGTGTTCATCGGCGTGTTCCAGGCCCTGGCGATCGCCACGGCGGTCGGGGTCGGCGGGAAAACGCGCGCCGTGGCGCTGCAAAAGGCATAA
- a CDS encoding PilZ domain-containing protein, whose product MDGAGPVAARTIDVGPGGMSVVVAEPVQAGKQGKVLFELFFDGKANIIEAQVAVSHCIFSSAGFKVGLSFMRLDMAVTSAISKFMR is encoded by the coding sequence ATGGATGGCGCCGGCCCGGTGGCGGCGCGCACCATTGATGTTGGGCCGGGCGGCATGTCGGTCGTGGTGGCCGAGCCGGTGCAGGCCGGCAAGCAGGGCAAGGTGCTGTTCGAGCTGTTTTTTGATGGCAAGGCCAACATCATCGAAGCGCAGGTTGCCGTCTCGCACTGCATCTTCAGCAGCGCCGGCTTCAAGGTGGGCCTGAGTTTCATGCGGCTCGACATGGCCGTGACCAGCGCCATCTCCAAGTTCATGCGTTAA